One window of Xanthomonas sp. 10-10 genomic DNA carries:
- a CDS encoding peptidoglycan-binding domain-containing protein yields the protein MDVVDQAKQKMDSWHIGQTSAHRESGGRGPGTVSTGVGDHGGISYGTYQFSTNTGGAAEYVAASAYRSRFAGLQPGTPEFGAKWQEVAAADPAGFAKDQHDFIQTLYYDKQMQRLQEVGIDLSGRGAAVQDALWSTSVQYRDLTRSVFQTGLKEAYGENYNLAQLTDEQIIRAAQDYKVGHIETNFKSSPDWWPGLRDRAVSEKGDLVALARYDAVNRNPEPYRGKDYQQAFGEQEPQQSRGRARANPMADGMLVSGERGAEVEALQNKLIQSGYTGKDGQPLSPDKHYGSNTEYAVREFQKANGLTEDGKAGKDTLDALDNAVRQQGNAGPAPVVPAEHVAPAPTVPAAPVQEQTAPARDLARGERIQVIEPMGSADNKTNRTIPHGTSGDEAFRDLQIHHPKANHEAVRTGNAALADRHSEMIGGELETVRNTGDRNGIPLVHKDLILTDQEGLRDVMIPNPVAGYVEVNENKWNSISIWSHPAGHPERELLGQVLHGERGSSPYKSGDYVEYGAPLIKQSDAGSPGAVHAHIELEPDQYRKYLGDMLNDRLTLDRNAPTRTVPSQNAMADGMLTKTERGDEVKAMQEKLAGLGYQGKDGKPLSTTGYFGDDTFAAVQAFQRANGMNDDGKAGNKTLAALDAMVAEKQQPKAEPSMRDASNLDNARFEQAVGKLQIMEKQRAQAGMRPVFTDDEQIERAAGQLVVASKAAGMDRIDSVVARLDGSGVFAVQGEMTDPAARRALVEHSQAISQTVEASTRQAEQANTQSQNQQSQNQHREQEQNRARGM from the coding sequence ATGGATGTAGTTGATCAAGCGAAGCAGAAGATGGACAGCTGGCATATTGGCCAGACCTCGGCGCATCGTGAATCCGGCGGGCGTGGTCCAGGTACCGTGTCGACCGGCGTGGGCGATCATGGCGGTATCTCGTATGGCACCTACCAGTTCTCGACCAACACGGGTGGTGCTGCGGAGTACGTCGCGGCGTCAGCGTACCGCAGCCGGTTCGCCGGCCTACAGCCAGGCACTCCGGAGTTTGGTGCGAAGTGGCAGGAAGTGGCGGCTGCTGATCCTGCAGGTTTCGCCAAGGACCAGCATGACTTCATTCAGACCCTTTACTACGACAAGCAGATGCAGCGCTTGCAGGAGGTGGGCATTGACCTGTCCGGCCGCGGCGCGGCAGTTCAGGATGCGCTGTGGAGCACGTCGGTCCAGTACCGGGATCTGACCCGTTCGGTGTTTCAGACAGGGCTCAAGGAGGCCTACGGAGAAAACTACAACCTTGCACAGCTGACTGACGAGCAGATCATCCGCGCCGCGCAGGACTACAAGGTCGGCCACATCGAGACCAACTTCAAGAGTTCCCCTGACTGGTGGCCAGGGCTGCGCGATCGTGCGGTCTCTGAGAAGGGCGATCTGGTGGCACTGGCGCGTTACGACGCAGTCAATCGCAATCCTGAGCCGTATCGGGGCAAGGACTACCAGCAAGCATTCGGTGAGCAAGAACCGCAGCAGTCGCGCGGCCGTGCGCGTGCCAACCCCATGGCCGACGGAATGCTGGTGTCGGGTGAGCGTGGCGCTGAGGTGGAAGCGCTGCAGAACAAGCTGATCCAGTCCGGTTACACCGGCAAGGACGGCCAGCCGCTGTCGCCCGACAAGCACTACGGGTCCAACACCGAGTACGCCGTGCGCGAGTTCCAGAAAGCCAACGGCCTGACAGAGGACGGCAAGGCTGGCAAAGACACGCTTGATGCGCTGGACAATGCAGTGCGCCAGCAGGGCAATGCAGGGCCGGCTCCAGTTGTACCTGCTGAGCACGTCGCGCCCGCGCCTACCGTACCGGCCGCGCCCGTGCAGGAGCAGACTGCCCCAGCCCGTGACCTGGCCCGCGGAGAGCGCATCCAGGTGATCGAGCCGATGGGGAGCGCCGACAACAAGACTAATCGGACCATCCCACATGGCACCTCTGGCGATGAGGCGTTCCGAGATCTGCAGATTCACCATCCCAAGGCCAACCACGAGGCCGTGCGCACGGGTAATGCTGCCCTGGCAGACCGCCATTCGGAAATGATTGGCGGGGAGTTGGAAACCGTCCGCAACACTGGCGACCGCAATGGCATTCCGCTTGTGCATAAAGACTTGATCCTCACCGACCAGGAGGGCTTGCGCGACGTGATGATCCCGAATCCAGTCGCTGGCTATGTGGAAGTCAATGAGAACAAGTGGAACTCCATCAGCATCTGGAGCCATCCGGCGGGTCACCCGGAGCGCGAACTGCTCGGCCAGGTGCTGCATGGTGAGCGCGGTAGCTCGCCATACAAGTCCGGCGACTATGTCGAGTACGGTGCACCGTTGATCAAGCAATCCGACGCTGGTTCGCCGGGTGCGGTGCATGCCCATATAGAGCTGGAGCCGGACCAGTACCGCAAATACCTGGGCGACATGCTCAACGACCGTCTGACCCTGGACCGTAATGCGCCCACCCGGACAGTGCCTTCGCAGAACGCCATGGCCGACGGCATGCTCACCAAGACCGAGCGCGGCGATGAGGTCAAGGCAATGCAGGAAAAACTGGCCGGTCTTGGCTATCAAGGCAAGGACGGCAAGCCGCTCTCCACCACCGGCTACTTCGGAGATGACACCTTCGCGGCGGTCCAGGCATTCCAACGTGCCAATGGGATGAACGACGACGGCAAAGCCGGCAACAAGACGCTTGCTGCATTGGACGCTATGGTCGCGGAGAAGCAGCAGCCCAAGGCCGAGCCAAGCATGCGTGATGCATCGAACCTTGACAACGCACGCTTCGAGCAGGCGGTCGGCAAGCTGCAGATCATGGAAAAGCAGCGTGCGCAAGCCGGCATGCGTCCGGTATTCACCGACGATGAGCAAATCGAGCGTGCAGCGGGTCAGCTGGTGGTCGCAAGCAAGGCCGCCGGAATGGACCGAATTGATTCTGTGGTCGCTCGACTGGACGGCTCCGGCGTGTTCGCGGTGCAGGGTGAGATGACCGACCCGGCTGCACGCCGCGCTTTGGTCGAACACAGCCAGGCGATCTCGCAGACCGTGGAGGCCAGCACCCGCCAAGCGGAGCAGGCCAATACGCAGTCTCAGAATCAGCAGAGCCAGAACCAGCATCGCGAGCAGGAACAGAATCGCGCACGCGGAATGTAA
- a CDS encoding lysozyme inhibitor LprI family protein yields MQELKARTPLNRAIDCTRRWSVLALSVMLTACQAPHTESAAISEPQAASAPAATTKTPAPSQASAPEAVVSAAEQDASPKTAADAPVTDEEGNPYRPDDSYNRANLRPEFKKCAAASDAVISAMQACADEEFLWQQKRMRAAFGAIANGPDGEFKDKVADEQDAYMRDTNRYCRFDPATQGQGQMLDAQSCRINRYANRADALEALISK; encoded by the coding sequence ATGCAGGAATTGAAGGCACGTACCCCTCTCAACCGCGCGATCGACTGCACGCGTCGCTGGTCCGTGCTTGCCCTGAGCGTGATGCTGACGGCATGCCAAGCTCCGCACACGGAATCGGCTGCGATTTCGGAGCCGCAAGCGGCGAGCGCACCAGCGGCCACGACTAAAACCCCTGCCCCGTCGCAGGCTTCTGCACCGGAGGCGGTAGTCTCTGCCGCCGAACAGGACGCGTCACCGAAAACGGCTGCCGATGCACCCGTCACCGACGAGGAAGGAAATCCTTATCGGCCGGATGATTCGTACAATCGGGCCAACCTGCGCCCAGAGTTCAAGAAGTGCGCGGCCGCCAGCGATGCGGTGATATCGGCGATGCAGGCATGCGCAGACGAAGAATTCCTTTGGCAGCAGAAACGTATGCGTGCTGCGTTCGGTGCCATTGCCAACGGCCCGGACGGAGAATTCAAGGACAAAGTGGCGGACGAGCAGGACGCCTACATGCGTGACACCAACCGCTACTGCCGTTTTGATCCAGCCACCCAGGGCCAGGGGCAGATGTTGGACGCTCAGTCCTGTCGCATCAACCGTTACGCCAATCGTGCCGATGCACTTGAGGCGTTGATTTCGAAGTAA
- a CDS encoding LysR family transcriptional regulator has protein sequence MDLNALIDFSLVAANQGLGKASRASGRSKATLSRRIAELEEQLGVRLVERSARGLRLTEAGQVLMDRTEAPLNEVAEAMAAAREGLSTPRGRLRVAAPVLFSQLAMGRLGAEFCAAYPEITLEVVAEDRIVDLVEEQFDAAIRINPDPDSRLVGRCFAKDRLVVVAAPSIAMPCAGAVTQVPGVVTTNFQPTTWSLDGGRLMLEPIPKLRFSSLLMVRDAVVAGAGVALIPQSIAGTQLARGALVQWGTIPGMEPSLWVLHTSRRLAAPKVRAFVDFMCARYPDAALVLDA, from the coding sequence ATGGATCTGAATGCCCTGATCGATTTTTCGCTGGTCGCCGCAAACCAGGGCCTGGGCAAGGCCAGCCGTGCCAGTGGTCGGTCGAAGGCGACGTTGTCGCGCCGTATCGCCGAACTTGAGGAACAACTCGGCGTGCGGCTTGTGGAGCGAAGCGCACGCGGGCTCAGGCTGACCGAAGCCGGGCAGGTGCTGATGGATCGCACCGAAGCACCTTTGAACGAAGTGGCCGAGGCGATGGCAGCTGCACGTGAGGGACTGTCCACGCCGCGCGGCAGGTTGCGGGTGGCGGCGCCAGTCCTGTTTTCGCAACTGGCGATGGGGCGGCTTGGTGCCGAGTTCTGTGCCGCCTATCCGGAGATCACGCTGGAGGTGGTGGCCGAAGACCGCATCGTCGACCTGGTCGAAGAGCAGTTCGATGCGGCCATCCGGATCAATCCCGATCCGGATAGCCGCCTGGTCGGCAGGTGCTTCGCGAAGGATCGGCTGGTTGTCGTGGCAGCACCAAGCATCGCAATGCCGTGCGCTGGCGCAGTGACACAGGTGCCCGGTGTGGTGACGACGAATTTCCAGCCGACCACCTGGTCGCTCGACGGCGGCCGCCTGATGCTCGAGCCCATACCGAAGCTTCGGTTCTCCTCGCTATTGATGGTGCGCGATGCGGTCGTTGCCGGCGCCGGCGTGGCGCTGATTCCACAGTCGATTGCAGGCACTCAACTTGCACGCGGCGCGTTGGTGCAATGGGGAACGATCCCGGGCATGGAGCCATCGCTTTGGGTCTTGCATACCTCCAGGCGACTGGCTGCACCGAAGGTGCGGGCCTTCGTCGATTTCATGTGCGCCCGATATCCGGATGCGGCATTGGTGCTGGATGCGTAG
- a CDS encoding NmrA/HSCARG family protein: MSILVIGATGTVGSLVTEGLATAGAQVTALVRQPGKRNFPKGITEVVADLTDVGSMRAALASVRTLFLLNAVTPDEVTQALIALNLAQEAGIERIVYLSVIHADKYTNVPHFTGKHTVERMIESLDIPATILRPAYFMQNDSLIRQTIQDYGIYPMPIGAAGVAMIDARDIADIAVAELLRRDRATGPLPRLTLDLVGPQAVTGASAAQIWSAVLGREIAYAGDDVAAFEAQMAAYSPSWLAYDLRLMLAGIQTIGMRADDNATQNLEAILGRPLRTYEHFVREAIATT, from the coding sequence ATGAGCATTCTCGTTATCGGTGCCACCGGCACCGTCGGTTCGTTGGTCACCGAAGGCCTGGCCACTGCAGGTGCACAGGTTACGGCGCTGGTTCGCCAGCCGGGCAAACGCAACTTCCCCAAGGGGATCACCGAGGTCGTCGCCGACCTTACCGATGTGGGCTCGATGCGCGCGGCACTGGCATCGGTGCGCACCCTGTTCCTGTTGAACGCCGTTACCCCCGACGAAGTGACGCAGGCGTTGATCGCCTTGAATCTGGCCCAGGAAGCCGGGATCGAGCGCATCGTGTATCTGTCGGTGATTCATGCCGACAAGTACACCAACGTGCCCCACTTCACCGGCAAGCACACTGTCGAACGCATGATCGAAAGCCTGGATATTCCGGCCACGATTTTGCGTCCTGCCTACTTCATGCAGAACGACAGCCTGATCCGGCAAACCATTCAGGACTACGGCATCTATCCAATGCCGATCGGCGCAGCAGGTGTGGCCATGATCGATGCCCGCGATATCGCCGACATCGCCGTAGCCGAGTTGCTGCGACGCGACCGCGCTACCGGCCCACTACCGCGCCTCACGCTCGATCTGGTTGGCCCGCAGGCCGTCACAGGCGCGTCTGCAGCGCAGATCTGGAGCGCGGTCCTCGGACGCGAGATCGCCTACGCCGGCGACGATGTGGCGGCCTTCGAAGCGCAAATGGCGGCATACAGCCCCTCATGGCTGGCCTACGACCTGCGCCTGATGCTGGCCGGTATCCAGACCATTGGCATGCGGGCGGATGACAACGCTACGCAGAACCTGGAAGCCATCCTGGGTCGCCCGCTGCGGACCTACGAGCACTTCGTTCGCGAAGCCATCGCGACAACGTGA
- a CDS encoding transmembrane repetitive protein, whose product MTTAADLLQALRARMPGKLILDRRTGLPYGWAIWMRNRDDAVAPFNDDQVMDVLLARPSVAQSEAAAALLTPFQAFRSLWWQHWEPRPTDQRRQHWLAMLGSLLIHLGFIALLIWVVSVRWAPDDTKPGEESRVRMTFIGDGAAEQGGGQAEPSAAAQAASADAAAAQQAGAAPGERSEPTTPSSAPPPAAAAPVDATSTAQAQDIAPEPVPAAASEPVTPDVPQVTVQVPPVTIESPLQVTDTAVATNEFVVPPPPSITVAPRAMTPTAPQVEVRQREIQTVTDRPQLRELQRPAAAVAVRPTDAPAVREREVVVPDRPQVAAPVMRPREVTPSVRMPEVAVRTTELPNVPDPVPTPTPAPAPIAPSTPAAAATAASPTSAANATVPQPPSAASVSQTAASPAKSQQSSDSTAAASSPSRPASNPAAGPAPADRSGGWDVAANADDWSKSDRNRRGETTGGNGQRDGVFNSDGSVRVAGAGEAGTGAGDRGPPGSDTDTWTRDQIAQGGTWLKRPPYGYTPTSLDKYWMPNQSLLQEWVRRGLKKIEIPIPGTTTKISCVVSLLQFGGGCGLSDPNLNDQPATARPPPDVPFKRELQEDNGAVR is encoded by the coding sequence GTGACAACGGCTGCCGATCTGCTGCAGGCGCTGCGCGCGCGCATGCCGGGCAAGCTCATTCTGGATCGGCGCACCGGCCTGCCGTATGGCTGGGCCATCTGGATGCGCAATCGCGACGACGCGGTGGCACCGTTCAACGACGACCAGGTGATGGATGTGCTGTTGGCACGTCCGTCCGTCGCGCAAAGCGAAGCTGCCGCAGCGCTATTGACGCCGTTCCAGGCATTTCGCAGCCTGTGGTGGCAGCACTGGGAGCCGCGCCCGACCGATCAGCGGCGCCAGCACTGGCTTGCGATGCTGGGCAGTTTGCTGATCCATCTCGGCTTCATTGCGCTGCTGATCTGGGTAGTCAGCGTGCGCTGGGCGCCGGACGACACCAAACCCGGCGAGGAATCGCGCGTGCGCATGACCTTTATCGGCGACGGCGCGGCGGAGCAGGGGGGCGGGCAGGCAGAACCTTCTGCGGCAGCACAGGCGGCGTCTGCCGACGCGGCTGCCGCGCAGCAGGCCGGTGCGGCGCCTGGAGAGCGGTCAGAGCCGACCACACCCTCGTCGGCACCGCCGCCTGCTGCTGCGGCGCCAGTCGACGCCACCAGCACTGCGCAGGCCCAGGACATCGCTCCCGAGCCGGTCCCCGCCGCTGCCAGCGAGCCGGTGACACCCGACGTACCGCAAGTGACGGTGCAGGTACCGCCGGTGACCATCGAATCGCCGCTGCAGGTGACCGACACTGCGGTCGCCACCAACGAATTCGTGGTTCCTCCACCTCCCAGCATTACCGTGGCGCCCCGGGCGATGACGCCGACGGCGCCGCAGGTTGAGGTGCGTCAACGCGAGATCCAGACGGTGACCGATCGGCCGCAGCTGCGCGAGTTGCAGCGTCCGGCTGCAGCCGTGGCCGTGCGACCTACCGACGCGCCTGCGGTGCGCGAGCGCGAAGTCGTGGTGCCGGACCGGCCGCAGGTTGCGGCACCGGTGATGCGTCCGAGGGAAGTCACTCCAAGCGTGCGTATGCCCGAGGTGGCAGTGCGCACAACGGAGTTGCCCAACGTGCCGGATCCAGTGCCGACGCCGACGCCGGCGCCGGCGCCCATCGCGCCGTCCACGCCGGCTGCTGCAGCGACTGCCGCATCGCCCACGTCGGCAGCGAACGCTACTGTTCCGCAGCCGCCATCTGCTGCTTCCGTGTCGCAGACAGCGGCGTCCCCGGCAAAATCCCAGCAGTCCAGCGACAGCACTGCTGCAGCCTCTTCGCCCTCCAGGCCGGCCTCCAATCCCGCCGCCGGTCCAGCGCCTGCGGACCGGAGCGGCGGTTGGGACGTCGCTGCCAATGCCGACGACTGGAGCAAATCCGACCGCAACCGTCGGGGGGAGACCACAGGCGGCAACGGCCAGCGCGATGGCGTGTTCAACAGCGACGGCAGCGTGCGGGTGGCGGGAGCGGGCGAGGCCGGCACGGGAGCCGGCGATCGCGGGCCGCCCGGCAGCGACACCGACACCTGGACCCGCGACCAGATCGCCCAGGGCGGCACCTGGCTCAAGCGTCCGCCGTACGGCTATACGCCGACTTCGCTGGACAAGTACTGGATGCCGAACCAGTCGCTGTTGCAGGAATGGGTGCGCCGCGGCCTGAAGAAGATCGAGATCCCGATTCCTGGCACCACCACCAAGATCAGCTGCGTGGTGTCGCTGCTGCAGTTCGGCGGCGGCTGCGGCCTGAGCGACCCCAACCTCAACGATCAACCCGCCACCGCCAGGCCGCCGCCGGATGTGCCGTTCAAGCGCGAGTTGCAGGAAGACAACGGAGCGGTGCGGTGA
- a CDS encoding NfuA family Fe-S biogenesis protein: protein MIQISDKAQTYFRKLIEREGVPGMGVRLSAVDPGTPRADARLEFAEPADLSGDEWAIDCDGFTLYVAAASVPWVDGAEIDYVTQSTGNQQLTIKAPKIKGEAPADSASMVERVRWVVENEINPQLASHGGRVAVQEVSADGVVLLRFGGGCHGCGMADVTLKQGIEKTLMGRVPGVIAVRDATDHATGDAPYIPRDSAA from the coding sequence ATGATCCAGATATCCGACAAAGCCCAAACCTATTTCCGCAAGCTCATCGAACGCGAAGGCGTGCCCGGCATGGGCGTGCGCCTGAGTGCGGTGGACCCGGGCACCCCTCGCGCGGACGCCAGGCTCGAGTTCGCAGAGCCTGCGGACCTGAGCGGCGACGAGTGGGCCATCGACTGCGACGGCTTCACGTTATATGTGGCCGCAGCCAGCGTGCCGTGGGTGGATGGTGCCGAGATCGACTACGTCACCCAGTCCACCGGCAACCAGCAACTGACCATCAAGGCGCCCAAGATCAAGGGCGAAGCGCCGGCCGATTCGGCGTCGATGGTGGAGCGCGTGCGCTGGGTGGTGGAAAACGAGATCAACCCGCAGCTGGCCTCGCACGGTGGACGTGTGGCCGTGCAGGAAGTTTCGGCCGACGGGGTGGTGCTGCTGCGCTTTGGCGGTGGCTGTCACGGCTGCGGCATGGCCGATGTCACGCTGAAGCAGGGCATCGAAAAGACATTGATGGGACGCGTGCCCGGCGTGATCGCAGTCCGCGATGCCACCGACCACGCCACCGGCGACGCGCCCTACATTCCGCGCGACAGCGCGGCCTGA
- a CDS encoding 4a-hydroxytetrahydrobiopterin dehydratase, which produces MTDLIPLEQAHCLPRKGSDHKLGEARLAELLPQVPGWELAEAGTAITRTFRFADYYRTLAFVNALAWIAHREDHHPDLGVHYDRVVVRYSTHDVGGLSENDFICAAKTAQLYDLGVTA; this is translated from the coding sequence ATGACCGATCTGATTCCCCTGGAGCAGGCCCATTGCCTTCCGCGCAAGGGCAGCGACCACAAGCTTGGCGAGGCCCGCCTGGCCGAGCTGCTGCCGCAGGTACCCGGCTGGGAGCTGGCCGAGGCCGGCACGGCCATCACGCGCACGTTCCGCTTTGCGGACTATTACCGCACCCTCGCCTTCGTCAATGCGCTGGCCTGGATTGCCCATCGCGAGGATCACCACCCCGACCTGGGCGTGCACTACGACCGGGTGGTGGTGCGTTATTCCACCCACGATGTGGGCGGGCTGAGCGAAAACGACTTCATCTGCGCGGCCAAGACCGCGCAACTCTACGATCTGGGAGTCACTGCATGA
- a CDS encoding energy transducer TonB — protein MTISRAALAGLCLAAGLSGCGKSPQQASAPAVAPTELAAVKTPPPEYAPELACAGVGGTTVLRVVVGTEGTPTDVAVTQSSGQPVLDEAAQKRVREWKFKAATRNGQAVPQTIQVPVAFKPPVPRPDECFAIEERARRGG, from the coding sequence ATGACCATTTCTCGCGCCGCCCTCGCCGGCCTGTGCCTGGCGGCCGGCCTCAGCGGCTGTGGCAAGTCGCCGCAACAGGCTTCCGCGCCGGCGGTGGCCCCCACCGAACTGGCCGCAGTGAAGACGCCGCCGCCGGAGTACGCACCGGAGCTGGCCTGCGCCGGGGTCGGTGGCACCACCGTGCTCAGGGTCGTCGTCGGTACCGAAGGCACTCCTACCGATGTGGCGGTGACCCAGAGCAGTGGCCAGCCGGTGCTGGACGAGGCCGCACAAAAGCGCGTGCGCGAATGGAAGTTCAAGGCGGCCACCCGCAACGGCCAGGCGGTGCCGCAGACCATCCAGGTGCCGGTCGCCTTCAAGCCGCCGGTACCGCGTCCGGACGAATGCTTCGCCATCGAAGAACGCGCACGCCGCGGCGGCTGA
- the zupT gene encoding zinc transporter ZupT, giving the protein MLEVSSHNVWIALAVTLAAGLATGLGSLMVVFAKKPNPRLLAFGLAFAGGAMVYVSLSEILNKSIAAFSNAYNDKLGFTFGTLTFLGGMLLIMVIDRLVPNPHQSLSTDDPLFRDDNRAYIRRVGLMTAIAITAHNFPEGLATFFATLESPAVGMPLAFAIAIHNIPEGIAIAVPVYFATRNKLYAFGASLLSGLAEPIGAGIGYLALSNVLSEAVFGTVFGLISGVMVFLALDELLPAAKRYAKGHETVYGLVSGMGTLAISLVLFRFAAP; this is encoded by the coding sequence ATGCTTGAGGTGTCATCACACAACGTCTGGATCGCGCTGGCAGTCACGCTGGCCGCGGGACTCGCCACCGGCCTCGGCAGCCTGATGGTGGTGTTCGCCAAAAAACCCAACCCGCGCCTGTTGGCGTTCGGGCTGGCATTTGCCGGTGGCGCGATGGTGTACGTCTCGTTGTCGGAGATCCTCAACAAGTCGATCGCTGCGTTTTCCAACGCCTACAACGACAAGCTGGGCTTTACCTTTGGCACGCTGACCTTTCTGGGCGGCATGCTGTTGATCATGGTGATCGACCGCCTGGTACCCAATCCGCACCAGAGCCTGTCCACCGACGACCCGCTGTTCCGCGATGACAACCGCGCCTACATCCGCCGCGTCGGCCTGATGACCGCCATCGCGATCACTGCACACAATTTTCCCGAGGGACTGGCGACGTTCTTCGCCACGCTGGAAAGCCCGGCTGTGGGCATGCCACTGGCGTTTGCCATCGCCATCCACAACATTCCCGAAGGCATCGCGATCGCGGTGCCGGTGTACTTCGCCACGCGCAACAAGTTGTATGCCTTCGGTGCCAGCCTGCTGAGCGGCCTTGCCGAACCGATCGGTGCCGGCATCGGCTATCTGGCCTTGTCCAACGTGTTGTCAGAGGCTGTGTTCGGCACGGTGTTCGGGCTGATCTCCGGCGTGATGGTGTTCCTGGCACTGGACGAACTGCTGCCGGCGGCCAAGCGCTACGCGAAAGGCCATGAAACCGTCTACGGTTTGGTTTCGGGCATGGGCACCTTGGCGATCAGCCTGGTGCTGTTCCGCTTCGCGGCGCCTTGA
- a CDS encoding DUF3300 domain-containing protein — MQRTGSQGRLGWALAIASSGALALIGCQRTAPSATATATVQPPASIATAYSPPTADQLYRLVAPIALFPDKLLAQTLAASVYPDQVLTAQDWLHSNRSLTAADRAQATVSQPWDPSIKALTAFPDVVDQLAGNLDWTRALGDAYAHDPNDVLNAVQIMRQRAQASGHLRSTPQQQVQVARHVVVTPILDGGRVAPPSQVITIEPALPDVVYVPRYDPGVVYGTPVDVYRDYRYRPERWYDQGDVVTTGVVSFGIGVLVGSALEHRHGWFGWAAPAPAWHRWGWNSWGVDWNAPPAAPHYVVYQHHVYAPRTTIINNNRSTYIDARSYLRQDLRYAATSAAASAPVPAVAPTALVPNRAALPTAATAGAQSLTNLQHPNLMAPLPANAPRSPNYAHLSVPHFERQMLQPGRPVATHAAASAQAQATLRAPNLPASVPASGARPAIRMSAPVVAQERIAQLQQVHQTSVAARIPTFQQPRQAPPALTAHDAFASHAPRNVPPRAPEATQMAIQQIHAQQRTASRQQAAWAPPQQMERVQPLLPREQPRAITQPQPQQHTQRLVFFSPSRPAPAHPAQMRTQRPPAHAQAPQHRDHHHDS; from the coding sequence ATGCAACGCACAGGGTCACAGGGGCGTCTTGGCTGGGCGCTGGCAATCGCATCCAGCGGCGCGTTGGCATTGATCGGCTGCCAACGCACCGCACCGTCAGCCACCGCGACAGCTACCGTCCAACCGCCCGCCTCCATCGCGACGGCTTACAGCCCGCCGACGGCCGATCAGCTCTATCGGCTGGTTGCGCCGATCGCCCTGTTTCCCGACAAGCTGTTGGCCCAGACCCTGGCGGCGTCGGTTTACCCGGATCAGGTCCTTACCGCACAGGATTGGCTGCACAGCAATCGCAGCTTGACGGCTGCCGACCGCGCTCAGGCCACCGTGTCGCAACCGTGGGATCCCAGCATCAAGGCATTGACCGCCTTCCCCGATGTAGTGGACCAGCTGGCCGGTAATCTCGACTGGACACGCGCCCTGGGCGATGCGTACGCGCACGACCCCAATGATGTTCTCAATGCGGTGCAAATCATGCGCCAGCGCGCTCAGGCCAGCGGCCATTTGCGCAGCACGCCGCAACAGCAGGTCCAGGTGGCGCGGCATGTCGTCGTCACCCCGATCCTGGACGGCGGACGTGTCGCCCCGCCGTCGCAAGTCATCACCATCGAACCGGCACTTCCGGACGTGGTGTATGTGCCGCGCTACGACCCGGGCGTGGTCTACGGCACGCCGGTCGATGTCTATCGCGACTATCGCTATCGCCCGGAGCGCTGGTACGACCAGGGAGATGTGGTCACCACCGGGGTGGTGTCGTTTGGCATCGGCGTGCTGGTGGGCAGCGCGCTGGAGCACCGCCACGGGTGGTTCGGCTGGGCCGCACCGGCACCGGCGTGGCACCGCTGGGGCTGGAACAGCTGGGGCGTGGACTGGAACGCGCCGCCGGCCGCACCGCATTACGTGGTGTACCAGCACCACGTCTATGCACCGCGCACCACCATCATCAACAACAACCGCAGCACCTATATCGACGCCCGCTCGTACTTGCGGCAGGATCTTCGGTATGCAGCCACTAGCGCTGCGGCATCTGCGCCCGTCCCCGCAGTGGCGCCGACAGCACTGGTACCCAACCGCGCAGCCTTGCCGACTGCCGCGACGGCAGGTGCGCAGTCGCTCACAAATTTGCAGCACCCCAATCTCATGGCGCCCTTGCCCGCCAACGCTCCACGGTCGCCCAACTATGCGCATCTGTCGGTGCCGCATTTTGAGCGGCAGATGCTGCAGCCCGGCCGTCCGGTGGCAACGCATGCTGCAGCGTCGGCTCAGGCTCAGGCGACGTTACGCGCACCGAACCTTCCTGCATCCGTGCCTGCCTCGGGCGCGCGTCCGGCCATACGCATGTCCGCGCCAGTGGTTGCACAGGAGCGAATCGCACAATTGCAGCAGGTGCACCAGACCAGCGTTGCAGCACGCATCCCGACGTTCCAGCAGCCCCGTCAAGCACCCCCAGCACTCACTGCGCATGATGCCTTTGCCAGCCACGCTCCACGCAATGTCCCTCCTCGTGCGCCAGAGGCGACGCAGATGGCGATTCAACAGATACATGCGCAGCAACGGACTGCGTCACGTCAGCAAGCGGCCTGGGCGCCGCCGCAACAGATGGAACGTGTGCAGCCACTGCTGCCGCGCGAACAGCCACGGGCGATCACGCAGCCACAGCCGCAGCAGCACACGCAACGCCTGGTGTTCTTTTCACCTTCGCGCCCTGCTCCCGCCCACCCGGCTCAAATGCGCACGCAGCGACCGCCTGCACATGCGCAGGCACCGCAGCATCGCGACCACCACCACGATAGCTAA